In a genomic window of Acidilobus saccharovorans 345-15:
- a CDS encoding DMT family transporter — MDRASAGWLGLYVVGSALLYFFVKAGLAYAQPLEYTVLRFVLSAAVLLALTRSLTLNRYVALLAAASSVVWAWGLMLVLPATSASLSYFMPFVAIIMGFLALGERLDKWGAAGTAIGAVGVSLYAVESIRGRNTALGVGLTLFNTVLWAGYTVLYRKIAKMGKSVDMSSVNLSMFLLGTVMMLPFVALDPSPVRFNLTLIASLAWASTMGGALQFLSWSRLLERMSVSRVTLLSYLVPAAAAGIQAVMGEPPDPLQALGLGIMVLGAYVALR; from the coding sequence TTGGACAGGGCGTCGGCGGGCTGGCTGGGACTCTACGTCGTCGGCTCAGCCCTGCTTTACTTCTTCGTCAAGGCAGGCCTGGCCTACGCCCAGCCGCTCGAGTACACAGTGCTCAGGTTCGTCCTGTCGGCTGCCGTGCTGCTGGCGCTGACCAGGTCGCTAACGCTCAACAGGTACGTGGCCCTCCTGGCGGCCGCGAGCTCCGTGGTCTGGGCCTGGGGACTCATGCTGGTCCTCCCAGCGACCTCAGCTAGCCTGAGCTACTTCATGCCGTTCGTGGCAATAATAATGGGCTTCCTCGCGCTTGGAGAGCGGCTTGACAAGTGGGGGGCCGCCGGCACCGCCATAGGCGCGGTGGGGGTGTCCCTTTACGCAGTCGAGTCCATAAGGGGCAGGAACACGGCGCTCGGCGTTGGCCTGACGCTATTTAACACCGTCCTCTGGGCCGGCTACACGGTGCTCTACAGGAAGATAGCTAAGATGGGCAAGAGCGTTGACATGAGCTCGGTTAACCTCTCCATGTTCCTGCTCGGCACGGTCATGATGCTCCCCTTCGTGGCCCTCGACCCCTCCCCTGTCAGGTTTAACCTGACCCTCATCGCGAGCCTCGCCTGGGCCTCCACCATGGGAGGGGCGCTGCAGTTCCTCTCCTGGAGCAGGCTGCTCGAGAGGATGAGCGTCTCCAGGGTCACCCTGCTGAGCTACCTGGTGCCCGCCGCAGCCGCCGGGATACAGGCCGTCATGGGGGAGCCCCCGGACCCGCTCCAGGCCCTCGGCCTTGGAATAATGGTCCTCGGCGCCTACGTTGCCCTCCGCTGA
- a CDS encoding RuvB-like helicase produces MSEIQITPVRQPKWSSVHSHIRGLGLDKNGKALRVADGMIGQTEAREAAGLVVEMVKQGRLGGKGVLIVGPSGTGKTAIAVAMARELGEDTPFVAINGSEVLAAENKTEFLMQAMRRAVGVRMRDEREVVTGVVTDLKYLKRTSPFYPYPVLGGAKVTLETRDDSGTFTVGPEVAQQFQELGIRKGDVIMIDVNTGEVRRLGRVKEKAAVSYDIDVTENVEIPSGRVRSRREIVRTLTLHDIDASIAAQRAAFTIFGFLREESAISDEVRSRTDELVKKLRDEGKAELVPGIMFIDDAHMLDIEAFSFLTKAMEGEFAPIIVLATNRGMTTVRGTDEVSPHGMPRDLLDRLLIITTKPYSEDEIREIIRVRAEEEEVELSDDALSALTKIGAERSLRYAVQLLQPAKLAAERRGSSRVEASDVEQVSKLFADLKTSIEYVEKYKDLLLH; encoded by the coding sequence ATGTCCGAAATACAGATAACGCCCGTGAGGCAGCCCAAGTGGTCATCAGTTCACAGCCACATAAGGGGGCTCGGGCTTGACAAGAACGGCAAGGCGCTCAGGGTAGCTGACGGCATGATAGGCCAGACGGAGGCCAGGGAGGCGGCGGGCCTCGTCGTTGAGATGGTGAAGCAGGGCAGGCTGGGCGGCAAGGGGGTGCTGATCGTAGGCCCGAGCGGCACCGGCAAGACAGCAATAGCCGTCGCCATGGCCAGGGAGCTGGGCGAGGACACCCCGTTCGTGGCGATAAACGGCTCCGAGGTCCTGGCGGCCGAGAACAAGACGGAGTTCCTGATGCAGGCCATGCGCAGGGCCGTGGGCGTCAGGATGAGGGACGAGAGGGAGGTGGTCACGGGAGTAGTCACGGACCTCAAGTACCTCAAGAGGACCTCGCCGTTCTACCCCTACCCCGTCCTCGGGGGCGCCAAGGTGACCCTCGAGACCAGGGACGACTCGGGCACCTTCACCGTGGGCCCAGAGGTCGCGCAGCAGTTCCAGGAGCTCGGCATAAGGAAGGGGGACGTGATAATGATAGACGTCAACACGGGCGAGGTCAGGAGGCTCGGCAGGGTCAAGGAGAAGGCCGCAGTTAGCTATGACATAGACGTCACTGAGAACGTTGAGATACCGAGCGGCAGGGTCAGGTCCAGGAGGGAGATAGTCAGGACCCTCACGCTTCACGACATAGACGCCTCGATAGCGGCCCAGAGGGCGGCCTTCACTATATTCGGCTTCCTGAGGGAGGAGTCCGCGATAAGCGACGAGGTCAGGTCCAGGACTGACGAGCTTGTGAAGAAGCTGAGGGACGAGGGCAAGGCGGAGCTCGTGCCTGGGATAATGTTCATAGATGACGCCCACATGCTCGACATAGAGGCCTTCAGCTTCCTGACGAAGGCCATGGAGGGAGAGTTCGCCCCGATAATAGTGCTGGCCACCAACAGGGGCATGACAACAGTAAGGGGCACCGACGAGGTGTCGCCCCACGGCATGCCGAGGGACCTGCTGGACAGGCTGCTGATAATAACTACAAAACCATACAGCGAGGACGAGATAAGGGAGATAATAAGGGTCAGGGCCGAGGAGGAGGAAGTTGAGCTGAGCGACGACGCGCTCAGCGCGCTCACCAAGATAGGGGCGGAGAGGAGCCTTAGGTACGCGGTCCAGCTCCTGCAGCCGGCCAAGCTCGCGGCCGAGAGGAGGGGGTCGAGCAGGGTCGAGGCGTCCGACGTGGAGCAGGTGTCGAAGCTCTTCGCTGACCTGAAGACGAGCATAGAGTACGTGGAGAAGTACAAGGACCTGCTGTTACACTAA